CCTGGGCGCTCACGCTCCAATGAAGGTCCGGAGGCGCTCGACCACGAGCTCCGGTTGCCGGATGGGCAGATCGTGGCTCGCGTCCGGGATGGTCTCGCAGACGATTCCCGGCACGAGCGAGCGCGCGCGGGCCATCACCGTCTCCGCATCGTAGATGCGCTCCTGCTGGCCCACGAGGAGGAGCGTCGGCACCTGGATGCGCCGCAGCACCTCCTCCTTCACCACCGCCGGCCATGGACCGCGGTACCAGCCGAAGTGCCGGAGCCCCGTCCACATCACGTCCCCGATTCCGCTCATCACCGCGTCGTACAGGCCCCCCGCCTCCTTCGGCGGAACGGCCGCCCACCGCAGATGGGCGTGAACCCACTCGCGCCGCTTCCAGAACAGGAAGGGAAAGCCCCGCAGGGCGAACTCGGTATTGAAACGGACGAAGGTGGCTCCCGGGGCGATCATCACCAGCTTCGACACCCGCTCCGGGGCCCGCGAGGCGTACTGCGCGGTGAGCCAGCCTCCGTACGACATCCCGCCCAGGTTCGTCCGCGACAGCCCTAGCGCGGTGAGCAGCTCGTCCAACCAACCGAGGAGCTGCTCGACCCGCGTGATGGGACGATGCGGCACGCTGAAGCCGTGATCGCCCGGCAGGTCCACGGCGTAGACCCGGAACGACTTCCCGAGCTCCAGGGCGTTCGCCGCCCACATGCCGGAAGAGACCTTGAACCCGTGGAGGAGCACGAGCGGCGGTGCCCCTTCCCTCCCCCACACCTGCACCCGGGTGCGCGCGCTCGGCGTCTCGACGTCCCGGGACTCGGGTGCGGTGGTCCACAACGACAGCAGGTGCTCATACGCCCGCCGGAAATCAACCTCTGTCTGGGAGCTCATGCCAACCCCACCTCCTTCTCACTCCAGGACCACAGCCGCTCGGCGAGCCCGCGGTCATTCGCCTTCTTCGACACGGAGACGATCTTCTTCTTGTAGAAGTACTCGCCCGAGACACGGGTGACGTCCTCGCTCGCCGCCAGGTACACGGACGTCTCGGCGCCCTGCGCCGGAGTCAGGAAGAACGGCTTGAGCAGGGCCAGGATGGCTCCGCCGAAGCCCGTCTCCCGATCCTTCCCGAGCTGGGTGCCCACCGCTCCGGGGTGCAGGCTGTTGGCGGTGACGGCGGTGCCTCGCAGCCGCTCCGCGAGCGCCTTGGTGAACAGGATGTTGGCGAGCTTGGACTGCGCGTAGCCCTTCCACGCGCCATACTTCCGGGTGAGGTGCGGGTCATCCCAGTGGATGGACCCCACCTTGTGCGCGCCCGACGAGACGTTGATGATCCGCCCCTGCGGCGCCCGCTTCACCTGCTCCAGCAGCAGGTTCGTGAGCAGGAAGTGGCCGAGGTGATTGACACCCAGCTGCGACTCGAAGCCGTCCCGCGTCGCCTGCCGCTTCAGGGAGAAGACCCCCGCGTTGTTGATCAGCACGTCCAGGACCTCGTGCCGGGCCTGGAAGCTCCGGGCGAACTCCCGGATGCTCCCGAGCGAGCCCAGGTCGCACTGCATCAGCTCGACCTTGCCCGGCCCGCCGTGCTGGAGGGCCTCTCGCAGCGCGGCCTCACCCCGCTCGGCACTGCGGCAGACCATGACGACCTTCGCGCCTCGTCGCGCCAGCTCCACCGTCGTGGCCAGCCCCACTCCCGAGTTGGCACCGGTCACGAGCACTGTCTTGTCTTTCATCTGATGGGCTCCTGGATTCAATCCTCGACCATACCGGGAGTGCGTGCTCACATGAAGGAGCGCAGTTCGGGGGGCTGTCCCCATTCCAGGAGGACCCATGTCCGCGTCGCCGTACGAGCTCGTCATCTCCAACGGACTCTTCTTCGACGGGCAAGGCAGCCCGCCCCGGGTGCGCCACCTGGGCATCCGTGACGGCCTCGTGGCGGACATCAGCGAGTCGCCCCTGCCACGGGGGCCCGGCACGCGCGTCATCGACGCCACGGGCCGCTGGGTGATGCCCGGGTTCATCGACCTGCACACGCACTACGACGCCGAGGTGGAGCTGGCCCCCTCGCTCTCCGAGTCCGTCCGCCACGGCGTCACCTCCGTGATGGTGGGGAGCTGCTCGCTCAGCCTCGCGGTGGGTAAGCCCGAGGACCTCGCGGACCAGTTCTGCCGCGTGGAGGCCATCCCCTACGACACGGTGCGCTCGCTGCTCGAGCGCAAGAAGGACTGGAACACGCTCGGCGAGTACCTCACCCACCTGGACGGGCTGCCGCTGGGACCCAACGTGGGCTCCTTCGTGGGCCACTCGGCCATCCGGGCCCACGTGATGGGGCTGGAGCGCAGCCTGGATGACAGGGTGAAGCCCTCCTCGGAGGAGCTGGCCCGGATGGAGGCGCTGCTGCGCGAGGGACTCGACGAGGGCTACGCCGGCCTCTCCATCATGACGCTGAAGTGGGACAAGATCGGCGGGAGCCGCTCCATCCGCAGCCGGCCCCTGCCCTCCACCTTCGCGAGCTGGTCCGAGTACCGCCGCTTCACGCGCATCCTCCGCGAGCGAGGCCGCGTCTTCCAGGGCGTGCCCAACATCACCACCAAGGTGAACGTCTTCCTCTTCCTCTGGGAGAGCATGGGGCTGTTCCGCCAGCCGTTGAAGACGACGGTCATCTCCATGATGGACAGCCGGGCCAACCGGGGCATCCACTGGCAGGTGGGCCTGCTGTCGCGCCTCTTCAACCGGGTGCTGAAGGCGGACTTCCGCTGGCAGGCGCTGCCGGAGATTTTCGACCTGTGGTCGGACGGCATCGACCTGGTGGTCTTCGAGGAGTTCGGCGCGGGAGCGGCGGCGCTGCACCTGCAGGACGCAATGGAGCGCAGGCACCTGCTGGAAGACCCGGAGTACCGGGCGGCGTTCAAGCGGCAGTGGAAGAGCAAGCTGCTGCCCAAGGTGTTCCACCGGGACTTCAACCAGTCCGAGGTGCTGAAGGCGCCGGACCCGTCACTGGTGGGCCGCTCGTTCGCGGACATCGCTCGCGAGCGCGGACAGGACGTGGTGGACACCTTCCTGGACCTGGTGGCGCGCTACGGACCGGAGCTGCGCTGGTACACGGTGATGGCCAACGACCGGCCGCGCGCGCTGGAGTCCATCGTGAGCCACCCGGACGTGCTCATCGGCTTCTCGGACGCGGGGGCGCACCTGCGCAACATGGCGCACTACAACTTCCCGCTGCGCATGCTGCGGCTGGTGCGCGAGGCGGAGAAGCGCGGCGAGCCGGTGATGTCCATGGAGCGCGCGGTGCACCGGCTCACGGGGGAGCTCGCCGACTGGCTGGGGCTGGACGCCGGGACGCTCGCGCCGGGCCGGAGGGCCGACGTGGTGGTGGTGGACCCCGAGCGGCTCGGCGCCGGGCTGGACGTGCCCCAGGAGTCCACCCTGGAGGGCTTCGACGGCTTCGTCCGGCTGGTGAACCAG
This is a stretch of genomic DNA from Archangium violaceum. It encodes these proteins:
- a CDS encoding SDR family oxidoreductase, yielding MKDKTVLVTGANSGVGLATTVELARRGAKVVMVCRSAERGEAALREALQHGGPGKVELMQCDLGSLGSIREFARSFQARHEVLDVLINNAGVFSLKRQATRDGFESQLGVNHLGHFLLTNLLLEQVKRAPQGRIINVSSGAHKVGSIHWDDPHLTRKYGAWKGYAQSKLANILFTKALAERLRGTAVTANSLHPGAVGTQLGKDRETGFGGAILALLKPFFLTPAQGAETSVYLAASEDVTRVSGEYFYKKKIVSVSKKANDRGLAERLWSWSEKEVGLA
- a CDS encoding alpha/beta fold hydrolase encodes the protein MSSQTEVDFRRAYEHLLSLWTTAPESRDVETPSARTRVQVWGREGAPPLVLLHGFKVSSGMWAANALELGKSFRVYAVDLPGDHGFSVPHRPITRVEQLLGWLDELLTALGLSRTNLGGMSYGGWLTAQYASRAPERVSKLVMIAPGATFVRFNTEFALRGFPFLFWKRREWVHAHLRWAAVPPKEAGGLYDAVMSGIGDVMWTGLRHFGWYRGPWPAVVKEEVLRRIQVPTLLLVGQQERIYDAETVMARARSLVPGIVCETIPDASHDLPIRQPELVVERLRTFIGA
- a CDS encoding N-acyl-D-amino-acid deacylase family protein; its protein translation is MSASPYELVISNGLFFDGQGSPPRVRHLGIRDGLVADISESPLPRGPGTRVIDATGRWVMPGFIDLHTHYDAEVELAPSLSESVRHGVTSVMVGSCSLSLAVGKPEDLADQFCRVEAIPYDTVRSLLERKKDWNTLGEYLTHLDGLPLGPNVGSFVGHSAIRAHVMGLERSLDDRVKPSSEELARMEALLREGLDEGYAGLSIMTLKWDKIGGSRSIRSRPLPSTFASWSEYRRFTRILRERGRVFQGVPNITTKVNVFLFLWESMGLFRQPLKTTVISMMDSRANRGIHWQVGLLSRLFNRVLKADFRWQALPEIFDLWSDGIDLVVFEEFGAGAAALHLQDAMERRHLLEDPEYRAAFKRQWKSKLLPKVFHRDFNQSEVLKAPDPSLVGRSFADIARERGQDVVDTFLDLVARYGPELRWYTVMANDRPRALESIVSHPDVLIGFSDAGAHLRNMAHYNFPLRMLRLVREAEKRGEPVMSMERAVHRLTGELADWLGLDAGTLAPGRRADVVVVDPERLGAGLDVPQESTLEGFDGFVRLVNQNGGAVETVLINGRLAVHAGAPMPELGRERGFGRVLRVSHLPQSDAAHLVVGSLHEDEPRA